From Aegilops tauschii subsp. strangulata cultivar AL8/78 chromosome 5, Aet v6.0, whole genome shotgun sequence:
TTTTTAGCCTAGCAGTAGCAGCCCACAGAGCCGCGCCTCTTCCCAGGCCGGCCCAATACTAACCCGCCTAATCTGGGCCAGCCTTGACCCACCAAACTGCCTGCTCCTCGTCCGCTCCCCAGCGCCGTGACGCCGCCGAAACCCCTTCGCCGGCGTCCCGGAAAGCAgcctctgctcctcctcctgcCGAAGCACGGCTACTCTACCCCGCAGGTGTCCTCGTCGTCTCTACCCTCCACCGGACTCGCGTGGGGATAAGACGCATCCAGGCGCCCATGCAGTCCGCCGCCGCTCCGACGAGGGCAGGGAGCCGCCTCTGCACGCGCTGCGGCGAGCGGAAGGCCGCGCTCAAGCGGCCCAAAACCCTAGAACAGGTGAGCCTCGCGGGCTTCGCTCTGTAGGATTCCAGCAACCGGGGGCCTATGGTTTAGCTGTAGCTTCATATGAGTTCACTCGATTACTGTAGTTTTAGGAAGCGGGTACGAACAAAACATGCCCCTTTTGTGTATCTACCTAAAAATTTGAGTACTCTTTGCTGCTTGATCTTGTGAAGTTCCAACCATGATAGGTGTCTAGGAGTACTGTGAGCTGTTTTCACTTTTTCTGTGGCCTACAGAGGTGTCTCTGATATTTGCTTTCAGATATGTAGGGAATGCTTCTATATTGTcttcgaggacgagattcatcaaACTATTGTTGACAATAATTTGTTTAAGGCCGGTGAACGTGTGGCAATTGGAGCTTCTGGTGGAAAAGGTATGTGCAGACGTGTGTTGTATAAATAACGACGTAATAGATGATTTTTATGCAATGCATATGTTTCATATTCCGCTACTCATTGAATGATGAACACTTAGTACCAGCTCCTGTTGATCACTTGCATGGCCAATACTCAAGGTGTCATTGACTCCTTGAGAGCCTTGTATTAGAGTGTGTTACCAAAATGTTTGTTCAACCTTATCGCAGTTGCAGCAGAGATAAAGGTTTTTAATCAAGACGATCAATTTATTCAAGTTAAAATATTGGTAGTCATGGGCGATGATAATAATGGATCATATATGGCTCTTTCATAAATATGATATACCCCCCTAAGAAAAAATATGATTGCAAATGTTCTTCAGCTTATTGTGGAAATTCTTGCTTATCTATCTTGATCTTGTAGCAGTTTATAACAATCTTTTTACTGTTATGCAGATTCAACCGTGCTTGCGTATGTGTTATCAGAGTTAAACAAACGTCATAAATATGGTCTCGATTTGTTCCTTTTATCTATTGACGAAGGAATCACAGGCTATAGAGACGACTCCCTAGAAACTGTTAAAAGGAATGAACTACAGGTTCCTCCCCCTTTACCCGATACACAAAACTGTTGCAACTTTTTACTTTGTGTTTTCCTTTCTTCTAATTTTGGAAGGCATCTACTTCATGAAACGTAGCCCATTTAAATGCATATTCTTGTGTTGCTAATTCAACCGTACAATTCACCCACTGCAGTATGGCCTACCACTGAAAATAGTTTCCTATAAGGATCTCTATGACTGGACAATGGATGATATTGTGAAAGCAATTGGCCTGAAGAACAATTGTACTTTCTGTGGTGTTTTTCGACGTCAGGTACCTCCTACTACCTACCTTTATCTGCAAGGCAATTGCATGCTCATTAATTTATGAACAATTCCATTCTTATTAGGCGCTAGACCGAGGTGCTGCTCTCTTGAAGGTTGATAAGATTGTAACTGGGCATAATGCAGATGACATTGCAGAGACTGTCTTGCTGAATATTTTACGTGGTGATATTGCAAGGTAAATGTTGGTTAATAAAAAAAGTATGCTATTTTTTATCTTTGTTCTCTTTTATAATTTTTGTGCTGGCATTATGCTTTTATCTTATATAGGTTAAGTCGATGCACTTTCATAACTACTGGTGAAGATGGACCAATCCCAAGATGCAAGCCTTTCAAATACACCTACGAAAAAGAGATTGTTATATATCCTTTACATGAAACATTTTTAATCagttttaatttttttattaACTTATTATGCTTTGTCCATATAACATGCGCTGATAATAATTTTGATCCTTGACTGTATGAAACGTATGCGTATTTCAAAAAGCTGGACTACTTCTCCACTGAATGTAATTCCTGCTTCATTTCTTATGCAGTTTTGTTCTCTCTGTAGTTAAACAGTAGCTCCCCATTCCATTATCTCAAGATACCAGGGACGGTTAATATATAATCAAAATATAAGCTTCGAACAATCAGTGCCTAACATTTGATAGTCAATGACATACTTGGAAGGGTACTTATAGAATTTTGTTGACACTGTTTTCATCTTCTATTGGAATCAAATATGCTTATTGGTTATCTATCACAATTCAGGCATCTATTCACCAAATGCATATCGTGGATTTGCTCGTGAATTTATTAAAGATCTGGAAAGGATGAGGTAAAGACTTCTGCTGTCCAAAAGTAGGATTATTTCTTCATCTGTTAGTGTATGCTAGCTCTGTTTATTTTCCTTGTTCAACACATTATGTATCATTGTCTTGTTTCAGTCACTTGAATCGGTACCTTATGAGTGGTGCAGGCCTAGGGCTATACTGGACATCATAACCTCTGGCGAAAATTTCCGGATATCCACAACAACAAGAATGCCAGAGCAAGGAACATGTGAACGCTGCGGTTACATTTCTAGCCAGGTATTGTGCTTACATCTAGCGTGAAAGCTTGCCCCCTCTAGAGTCTCTTGGCTCAAGATAACCGCATAaatgattctttcgctagtacaGTTAAAAATAAGTTGGTCAATTGGTTATAGAATGACAGGTTTTTTCTTGAGCTCACATGTTGGACATTTTATCCAAGTATTTGTCCTGGCTACCTTTGAACTTTTCCAATGCTTTTACTGACTCAATATTGGATGAAAATCTTGGCTTCTGTAGAAATTATGCAAAGCGTGTGTCCTGCTAGATGGACTGAACCGAGGCTTGCCAAAACTAGGCATAGGGAGAACCGCTAAAGTCGGTGCTGGAGCTGATGGCAGTGGCGAGCAGCAAGGCAAACGAGCGGAGAGGAGGAATAGGTCGAGTCTACAAGGAAAACATGGCAACTTGGACTTCTGAGTATCAGTCTGCTGGACTGGCCACTCAGGGTGTAAGCAGGACTAGGTGTGGCAGTATGCCCGCATCATCGTCGCGGGGATAATTGTGCGGGCTATGCATCTGAACTTTAGTAGCTGCTGCTGGTGTTGTATCATGATAAAAGTCTGATCGATCAACAGTTGAATTGGACTAGCTGAACTTGCTAGCTTTTTTTTTTTGAGTAAAAGCTGAACTTGCTAGCTGTTGTCGtctgtatgtgtatttgcatgtaCAAGAGGTGAAGGCCAAGTTATAATACCATTAGTAATTATCTGCTCCCCAGCTCAAATACACTCGCATGAACAGTAAAAGAATTTTAAATAATagtaaacaaaaacaaaaaaatctgaatttttttgtGGATGAGCATCAACAAAATTTATAACATGCTGCAAGATTTCACTTGAAATGACATCCGTGGAGGCCTGTGCAAAAAAAAAAGACGTATTTTGGAGTACCCATTTTTGTTTTTTTGACACACTAATACAGATGTCTTTTCATGGCGAAATTCGGAAAGATGTTCTTTTTAAGAAAAAGGCAGACCATTATCTGCCTTATGCATTCAAAACGAACCTTGGAAATTTTGCTAGATGTTAGAAAACTTGTTGGTATTCATCCAAAAGAAATCAGATTTAAAAAAATCTTTACtgttttttggaatatatgttcGCGCGGGTGCATTTGTGAACACTTTGGCATCACTTATACCTCTTTTGCAGATGCTTGTTATGGCATGTGTAAAGTGTCAGTGCTACAATGGTGCCGTGGAGAGCCCGCTCCAACTTGCAGCCTGAATGGCCATCGAGGATAACCATTGAGTTCACTATGATGTTCCTGGGGACGATCTTTGGGTGCATGACCGCAAACCCAAGAACATTGCTTCCCTAATTTTCAAGGCCCCCGTCGCAGAAAAATTGGAGTGTTAAAGATGCTCTGAGGGATGATGCTTGATCTTCAAAATCAAGATATCCTCAAACTTCACGTTCACCCACTTTCACGAATTCGTTACTCTTTGGGCCACCTTGTGTAGCTTCCAGCTCAATGTGGACACCAAAGACGACATTGTGTGGAAGCACCCTACCGATGGTTCCTACTCATCGGCTTCCGCCTAGGAAGACCAATTCCACAGCACCATTCGTTCCCCCATGGAGCACACGGTTTAGAAGGCTTGGACACCTCTCCGGATTAAATTCTTCGCTTATCCTGCCATACAAAAAAGGATCTGGACAGCGGATCGGTTGGCCAAACGTGGATGGTCAAATTGTTGCCCTTATCCCCTATGAAAGCGCGATAAAGAATCCTTTGACCACCTTTCCTACAAGTGTTGGTACACAATTAGTCTTTAGGGCATGATCAAGGAGTGGCTACAACTTAGACATCCATTTGTCAAGGAAGTCGTAGAACTCATTGTACTCATTGTACACCTCTCTAACAGTCCTCCTCCACAACATCAAAACCAAAGCGGCAGTCTGGATCACCGTGGGCGCCAAAAAGTTGGGTTAAATCATGCCAGGAGCCCATTTGTAATATCGGTGTGTTGTAGCACAAACAAATTTCtcaaatcttttgcctccgtttcaaagaGAAAAACTATGATGCTGTATATTAGTCTACACAGTTGGCCGTGGTTGGAAATAGGCAGGACGGGCTTCAAAATGACATGGGACATAAATAAGATGAAAATTATGCTTGGAAGCCCTTGATTCTTTTCTTTTCCGACCGTGTGTAGGGTATGCGCTTGCGTGGAGGGTCGTGTGAACCACAAGATACGCAACACAAGACGGAGACTGCATAGAAATGGAAGACCCTACTTGCATCGAACATGAACACCTCGAAATTGCTATTCAGAGCTACAACATGTGTGTATTTCTGCACTCCCTCTGTTAAATGCACAAGTACTAGTTTTCAAAGGTATAACCACAAATAAACATCCTTCCCATCCAGACATCCAGACAAAGTTCTATCAACCTCACTACATTAAAAAAAAGCTCACTACAGCCCCAAGCGGCAAATCGGGCTGCTCTTGATCAGGTTGAAGTCGACCTGTAAAGATCATAATTCATATTAGCACAGGCTCATGGACAAGACAAAGTTAATAAGCACAATACCTTTGGCCCAAAGAGATCACGTATGTTGTCAATCCCATACAGAATCATTGTTGGCCTGCATTCAGCAGCAAAATGTGGTCAGCACAGATTTCTTTGCAATCCCATAGATAAAGAAAAGGTTTCTCGTGTCCAATCGGGGTCTGCTATGGTTTGGTTTTCCTCGCACTTCTATTTGAGATATTAGTTGAAAAACAAGGACTGCGAAGGTGTTCTTTTTTGTGGAGAAAAAAGAAATCAATTCAACACATAGATGCACATAAAGGAATCATTCATATGGAAACTATGCCAGTTTTACCTTTCAAGTGAAAGACCCCATGCGATAACATTAACGCCCTCTGGCAGTCCCATGGGAAGTAACATTTCAGGCCTGAACATGCCTGAGTTGCCTATCTCCACCCATTTCTTCAGACCATCGTGGTAGCTAAAAAAACAATAAACATAATAATGATTCTTGGGATCGCAATAATCATGAAAACAATAGCAATCAAACTTGTTCTGACCTGAAAATTTCCATGCTTGGTTCAGTGTACGGGTTGTAGGCAGGTTTGAAACGCAGCTTTGACATGCCTAAGAGCCAGAAAAGGAGAGGAGAGGTGGCATCATTAAATCTCTATGTAGTGGAGATAGCAGATattccctccgttccgaaatacaagtctttttagagatttctaTATGGATTACATACTGATTTATAGACGTATTTTatagtgtagattcattcattttgctccgtatgtagtccatattagaatctctaaaaagacttatatttaggaacggagggagtacaagacaAGAATATTAAAGACATGCCTAATGCACATTATGCAGATGGGCATGGAGCACCAATATTCTTGGAATAACTGAATAACAACATATGGCAGTACAGTTTTTACGAATTTAATAGCAAGATCCATAAATACTACTCCGTCCGATCCAAAGTAACTGTCGCAGTTTTGTACTAAGGTTAGTTCaaccttagttcaaaactgcaacacttatTATGTATCAGAGGGAGTATAACAAACTCAATGGCTTTGGCTTAGTACCTAGTCTGGAGAAGAAATCTTCCAATACACCTATCAGATCACCAAGCGTCAAACCATAATCACAAATAAGACCTGAAATCAGAAGCATCGTAAGTAGCTTCCTTGTTAAAAGGGTTATGTGTGTGACATCTACGATAAGTATCAAATATCAATCAAGTTAACACCACATAGGCAAGAAACAAGAAAACGGTTACCTTCTATCTGGTGGAATTCTGCAAGATGAGTTCGGTCCACAGCTTCATTCCGGAAAACACGATCAATAGAATAGTATCTCTTAGGAGCAAAAGTTTTCTGAACAACCCATGGTGGTTTATCAAAGAAAAGAAATCTCATGAATCGTTCAACAGAACAGAGAAAACAAATTGATATCACCTCCATTAATTTAGGCAAACTAAGACAATATAAGTTACAATGGAATTACAAAGAGATAAAATAAGCATCACTTAGTTGCTTTACCTCCTGTGCTAGCTTGTATAGCATCCTTGTTGAAACTGCAGTTGTGTGAGTACGAAGCAGGTTTTTCTCTGCTTCATCTCGCTTCCAATCGTAACCATATCTGCAGACAGCAACCTCAAATTATAAACTCTCTGGCTAAGCTGCAGCAAAGACACCAGAACATACCCTTTGGAACCATGACCACCAGACTGATGTACTTGCTTTACTTTCTCAAGATAGTCATCGGGTAGTTGTGTTGTTGTAGCAGGGGCTGCAAAAAAGTGGATTGATTAAATATGTTTAAATCCAACTGTTGGCTCAACAACAGTAACATAACCTTTACCTTTGAGGAAAAAGGTATCGTGTGAATCACGAGCAGGATGCTGTTGTGGCTGGAACAGTGCATCGAAATTCCAGAAGCTACCAAAGGAAGGCAACGATACATAATGTCAGAAATATATGGATCTTTATCTAGGAAACAGTGATATGCTCATAACTACATTGTCTTGTCATATAGTCATATGGTGTTGGCGACCTATCATTCCTAAATCCTAAAATAACTTCAATTTTGTGGAGAAGATCTACCAGTACAAGAAATTGACTACAAACAGGTatgagaaaagaaagaaaaaaatcttgtcttattttgtgttttacctgCTCTCTACATACATGTTCGTTGGCATCTCACTGAACCTGTTACATCAATAAAATTAATCAATCCATTTTCCGAATATTGCCTTGAACTGCAAATATCATGACCAAAATGTTTTTATTTACCCCATCTCGAGAAAAATGTTCTGGATTGCCTCACGGACCTGAAGAAAATCACCAAATAACAGTTCTGAGTTATCTGGTTTATCATATAAAGCTGTATGAAAAAATTGAACACCTTGCAGATTAGAAGTACCTCTAACAACGGTTGGCTATATCCTATCGCAATAGGTTGTCCTTGAGCTCCATAGTTATAATCTTTAAATTCCAGATCCTTCCAGTCGCCACTTTAGGAAAGAAAAACCATTTTAAAGGAAAATATATCATAAATCTGTTACTGTATGCATTAATAGGTACACACATAAAAAAAATTAAAGGTTGATTTTAACGTGACAATAAGTTTAGCATAGTCTTTGACAGGTATGATAAGTACAGCTGGGCTATTTAGAATAGAAACGGCATTGAGGAGTCTTCCATGTAGTGTTCAATTGCTCATGGTACATTATAGTTTATAGTCAACAAGCAGAGGTTTCCTGCTCAATTTCTGAAATTAGCTTGAGAAAAGTGACATCAAATTACCTCTTGAGATGTTCTCGTGTCACATCGGTTGCCAATGTTTTTCTCTTTGCAACAAATTCAGGCCCCTTCTTCAGTGAATACCAAATAGATTTCCTGGAAAAACAGCGAAGCAAATGTAAAAATTAGGGATAATTGACTATGATGCTGCACTTGGCTGGCACTTATTGACACTGTAAAAAAGATCTCTTTGAAACAGATACTTACTCTTTTGTTACAAGCTTTCTTCTCTTCAAATCATCTATTACTTTGTCAGCAATAACCTACATGAAGAAAAAACAATTTCCTTAAGAAGGGCCAAAGAACAATttgatactccctccgtaccATATTACTTGACGCTCAAACGGGATGGGGGCAGGGGGGTTACTAGCTATTGTaatatgggacggagggagtactagatatTGTACATAACAACTATCTGTGCCCTGCCATGTGCCATGACACAATCCAGTAAATGGTTCAAGTGGAAATGCAAAATATGAGAGGAACAACGAGCAACAAGCAACACCAACCTCCCCATTCTCCAGTCTTCTAAGCTGCTCTTGCAATTCATCCCTGGTATCCTCAACCTGAATTAATCAAACAGCAAATTATACAATGGCATGCCTAGAGATACAAAGCTCGAGACAGATAAAAGCACACCGAGAGACCTTCAGTTAACACAGATGTAAGTATTGCACATTGAAAGAGTTAACTATGATGAGGATGTATTCTACATCTACAACCCAGAAATTGGCAAATTGAGAACATCGCCCAGAAGAAGAGCAGATACGGCAGGCAAGTTTCCAATACAAATACACACTGAACTGGGTCATACAACTGCCCGAC
This genomic window contains:
- the LOC109770938 gene encoding phenylalanine--tRNA ligase alpha subunit, cytoplasmic, with the protein product MAAKQPLSDVEDGLLAHLNANAEIPDSRSFASSLGVPHKDVEDVIKRLTAFRIVESADITKETWVLTDEAKGYAARGSPEVQLVAAIPPEGASKGALKERLGDVFDIGMKAAAKNKWIGFEKGNKDLVLRKVEDTRDELQEQLRRLENGEVIADKVIDDLKRRKLVTKEKSIWYSLKKGPEFVAKRKTLATDVTREHLKSGDWKDLEFKDYNYGAQGQPIAIGYSQPLLEVREAIQNIFLEMGFSEMPTNMYVESSFWNFDALFQPQQHPARDSHDTFFLKAPATTTQLPDDYLEKVKQVHQSGGHGSKGYGYDWKRDEAEKNLLRTHTTAVSTRMLYKLAQEKTFAPKRYYSIDRVFRNEAVDRTHLAEFHQIEGLICDYGLTLGDLIGVLEDFFSRLGMSKLRFKPAYNPYTEPSMEIFSYHDGLKKWVEIGNSGMFRPEMLLPMGLPEGVNVIAWGLSLERPTMILYGIDNIRDLFGPKVDFNLIKSSPICRLGL
- the LOC109770929 gene encoding cytoplasmic tRNA 2-thiolation protein 1; the protein is MQSAAAPTRAGSRLCTRCGERKAALKRPKTLEQICRECFYIVFEDEIHQTIVDNNLFKAGERVAIGASGGKDSTVLAYVLSELNKRHKYGLDLFLLSIDEGITGYRDDSLETVKRNELQYGLPLKIVSYKDLYDWTMDDIVKAIGLKNNCTFCGVFRRQALDRGAALLKVDKIVTGHNADDIAETVLLNILRGDIARLSRCTFITTGEDGPIPRCKPFKYTYEKEIVMYAYFKKLDYFSTECIYSPNAYRGFAREFIKDLERMRPRAILDIITSGENFRISTTTRMPEQGTCERCGYISSQKLCKACVLLDGLNRGLPKLGIGRTAKVGAGADGSGEQQGKRAERRNRSSLQGKHGNLDF